The sequence CTTTGCAAGCACTTGTTAGGAGTTTTAGAGTGTAAGGCTTGATTTATCctagtgaatctcaaccatgcttgagcaatcaGTGAGCACATctggattgggagcactcctagggaGCTTAGGTGTCCAAATTGATTAGAAGACAATATGAACAACACATGAAGCCCACTAGGACAACAACTGACTGCCCTTAAACAAGGTATTATCTCTCTTTGAGTAGCCTCCCCATCAGTTTCGATGGTTTTTGTGGGTGGTTTGGGGAAGCGGTTTATTTTTGGGAAATTTTGATGCAGATGCACCTTTTAGTCTTAACTAATAAAATATAACTATTAccgatgaaaaaaataaaaataaaataataaatataatatgttTTTTGGTTAATAACAAAACATTATTTGTGTTCAATAAATatacatttattttaattaaaaaactatCTAATACTAAAATTTTGGGGTGCTTGCTTTTATTAGGTGAGTGTTCCCAAAATTCACAAGGTGAATATTCCAAAGCTTCTAAGAACCCCGAGTAAGCTCGAAATGATCTAAAGGGTTGTGTTTCATACTTGAGTCCAATATATTAGACCCACTTACAAAGTGGGATGGTGAAAATAATGCTTAAAATTTGAATAACAACGTTCAATATGACCATGGAGATGCAAGACTCTAATTACCAAGTAATGGGAGGGCCTTAGGAGGCCAAAAAATATTATTGAATGCATCTCCTTCAATAAGTTTATTGACTCTTTCAATTCTCCTTCCTTTCTAAATCTTGTATACCTCGTGAATGCAAGAGCTTCAAACAAATTTCTTAGAGATAGTTGGATCATTTGATAGGCTTTTCCCTTGTGTATACTATTGTTTTGTACTTGTAAATTGGTTAAATACGGTTTAAGTACTCCTTTTTACCCTTTAGTAATAACTTAACAAGAAATATGAAAGTGTTCATATGCAGATGCCTTCCTCTTATATGGTTGAATTTGTTTCACTAAACATTTATTGTTAAGAGTTATCACATATTCGTAGTTCTACTAAATTGTTAACAGCTTGCATAAATATACATCTTTGCATCAATATACATTTCATAAAAGTCAAATGAAGTCAACATCTTCACCTGAATTGGAAAGCCTTGGTCAATACCATATTGATTTGTCAATTTTCCTAAATGCTCCTCCCACTAAAACTTTGTACTAACCCAAAACATCACACCATCGAGAGAAACATGACACAATGCGTCTCTTGTTGGTGTTGCTCTAAATGATTTTTTTCATTATCTGATGAAACGTCTAAATTGGATGCAAACAAATATTTAAATTTGGTAAGTGGTAGTTAATTTGATTTTCTAAAATGTGAAAATGGAAATTAACAAAAATAACTACGAACACTTTCACGAGAATCCCACAAAACTACATAAACGTGGGGACGTCTACAGCAGATTTCCACTGTACAGACACGTCTGTTCATTCCAGTTCAGGAAGTTATCAATATGATTTCTTTGAAAATTGTAAATGGAAAGTAACAAAATTAATGGTGGAATTTGTAGGACACTAATTGTTTTCTTCTAATTTAGATGATTTCAATCTAATTACACATGAATAGTTCAGAATTTTCCCCAATTTCTTTGAATTAGGAGCAGATGTTCTgggaaaattaaatgataatgatAGTATTAAAACAGTCTTCATCGGCGACAGGAATTCTGACATGCGTCTGGAGATGTCCAGAGCACATCCTTGCCTTTACCTATCTTTTCTTGTTGCTTATATTTCTCCCAGTCGGAAAGAGTATTTCTCAAATCAATAACCTTGGCCTTCAATCCGAGTTCACAACAGTTGGCATGCATGGTACAAACCGAGTTCACATCTTTCGTTCTTTCACAGTACCCGCCAAAATATTTAGTGTCAAGGAATTCGAATTTAAGTCGCCTGCGTCTGAACTCATCCCATTTCAGTAGGTTCAACACTTGTTGCTCATTTTTACGGGGATAATCTTTCTTGGATCGATACCAAAAGTTGAAAAAATCAACTGTCTTTTCATTGGAGCGAACATACATGAATCCTGCGTTGGGCTTATTGTAGAGATTAGTTGCTTTCCTTCTATAACGATTTGATGCTACTTGGAAGTCTGCCTTGGATGAGAATTTAGTAAAGGGATCTCGAAACCACATAATATCCGCATCCTGGATGATAATAATATAATCTGAATTATTCTGATGAAAAATCAGGAAATATGATATAAATTTACTGTACAATTTTCTCCAAACCCTTGACGAACATGAAAACCTAACTTACCGAGAAAACGAAGTTATATCCTCGCTCCAACACTTGTCCGAAGAAACGAAGCCTTCTCCACATCATTTTCAAATAACCTCGAGTCATGTAAAGATTTTCTCCCGAGAAATCGACTCCCTCTGTTTTCATCAGATAACAATGCGGATGAATTTCCCGGCAGCGATTGAGCGCCTTCTCATCTACGGCAACAATCAACAAAGTTTTCAACAACGCCTCGGTTCCGTTACCGATGTGGAAACTTTTCAGGAATAAATCCACCATGCTATTGTTCTGCGCCCACGCCGCATTCAGAGTCGTGATTATAACGGTTTTCTCCTGGTTCGCCGCTTTTGAAAGGCTTACTTTTAGCTTGTCTGTAACATTTGATGAATTATAAGTAGGCTGCGAGAAACAGAGGAAACTGTTAATTTTATAGTGAAATCTTATAAATTAGCATAGACATCTTTAGTACACCTATCTAAAAACAGGGgaaaattatattttcaataatTTATCTTATAGAAGATTCAGAACTGGTGTCTCTTTAGATCTATTTAAAATATCTTTGCAATTTCAAAAATTATTTGTGAAatcatgtgtatttatttttgaattaatatttatttcagagGCAGAGATAGATCACTGTAATTCAATTCTTTActgatttctttcttttctgaATTACAAAATTTGATCTAAAACATTAATTTATATACATGCAATTAATTACACAAACTTCTATATATCACTATAATTCAATTCTTCACTGTACTCTTTCTGATTATAGATTAGAAAGGGACACACAATTAATTACAGACATAATCCTGTCGAAAAACTAAGGTCAGTTATGCCTATTGCAGTTACTGATGAATTAAAAAGGTGAGAATATCTTACAATATCTGGATCTTTTGCATGCAAATCGTCCATCTCTGAAGGGAAGAGCTTTTGCATGCTGATGAGAATCGGAGTGAAGGAAGCCTGGAGTTGTTCATCAATAGCAATGGACACAAATCCCACCACTATTATGCAAGCCAGAAATGCACTCACCGTCCTCACGACCCTCTGACTAACCCCTTTCATGCTGGCCTGTACAGAGATTTACTCAATTCTCCCTATTTGTATCTCTgtgttaaattaatatttttgaggCACATAAGAACGCCACGTCGCTGCAATATAGACAGCAGGTTGCACGAAGTTGCAGAAAAACATTAACCTGGTTTCCACTCTCCACTCCCCACTCTCCACCATAGGAGTCAAGAGAAGAGTCAAGAGGAGAGGATAAGGAAACTACAAATGGTAGGTCCATCAAGGCCGCTGCCTCGAAAGACTTGGAAATCACGGATTACAAGGATTTGTATTTTCCCTTTATCGCTTTGCTTTTGTTTTGAGTATAAATTTCCACCACAAGAAAGACACAAAAAGTTTTAGTTTATGTGTTGTATAGGGGAAAGGATTGAGTAGATATCCatggacaagccataatggtggatatgcCATAATTCTTGATATCATAGTGAGTTGATATATTTCTCTCACACAATAGATGAAGCTATTGGGTACATAGTGAGGCGATATATCTCCCTCTTCTAGATGAATCTATTGTGATCATAATAAGGTGTTGTGGGATAGAAGATTATCCtcccttgctaagagggagtgttgaaatagaTAGATCTATTGGATAaaccaaatgtctaattggccttacAGTCTTAGACATTTGTCTTGTAGTTATCCGTATATCTCTACTTATTATTTTGATCACATATAGACTGATCAATTGAATATTATGATTAATATTATAATCAACATTATGAATAATTAGTAACAATCTTTTGTTACTAATTAttcaaaatattaattatattattttattttataaattatcgATTTATTGTATGTTATCACATCGGCTTGGTTGACCAGTTATTTGTTATGTTAGACCTGACGATATTATCGTGGGTATTGCATTTGTAATATGTGCCAACGTGCTCCACATAGGAGTCACGAATCCTTGAGGAAACATGTCGGTTCCACAAGGAGTCTTGACTCCTCTTTGGATCACTGattgtatataaataattatatgatGTCAATGAAGTGGGGCAATGCAGTGATAGATAGCACGTCGACAACAACAAAAGGTGACAGCTGTGGAAGTGAAAGGTAAAATTAATACGATAACAAGAGCATTCAAAATTGCTAAAATAATATACAATAAACATTTTCTTGCACGTACAACAGCTGACCTTTGTGAATATCACCAAAATTAAAATTAGCTATATGTCTAATCCACTTTAACACAAACTTGATGGTCAACATGCTTAACATTGtgttatttttctaaaatttatcaaaaaatgAGTTTAACATTATTGCTATATTTCGTTTAACTTTGGATTGGAATATGTGCAAACTTGATGGACAAGATGCTTGATATtgtgtttttttttctaaaatttgttAAAAACACATCATTGGTAGTTGAAAAGTAAAGGGTAAATGCACCAAGATTGTCAACATTCTTGCCATACTTTaacctccaaaagattctagttgctaattgtTCTTGACCATCAATAGGTGTTGATTTAGACTTTTGAGATTTAGGACAAGagttgttagaagaagaaggattgtcttcaatgattttaatagttccattatcaattgaTTTTTGTAAACCCAGATAATCATTAGCatcatgatcatgagtttgatgaaattaACAAAAAGGAGTCTTTGAAGAAGAAGTCTTTTTAGCCTCTTGATGCATCCATTGTCTcgcaagatgatctttgaagtcttgaatcctaaggaggtgaTCCATTGGAGAATCATTATAATGTCATAGGCCTTCTCtgttgttcaaattttttgagtccttgtcctctataatcttgttttgatattatgttatagccaatCCTATAGGAATTTCttaattgagaaggggggggggggaacATTGTAATGAATCTatttgaaatttgtagtgtaagaATGTTTAGAGGGAAGAAaagaattagtagatgaagaagaaatatctTGTAAAGCATAtctttcctttctatcatcatgcatgtcCTCTTtaatagattgggaaggaagatccttatcatctaaggcctcatcttctCTTAATGTTATGTGTGGAGATAAGTCATGaattaaatgcataacatcatcttctctacaaattttttgatgactaagataggctctaggagaataaggaggatctagagagatgaaaAGACCAATATCTTGATTTTTTCCCCCTTGCACtaaggtatgtgtatgagaagaagatcgTGCCATGTTTGCTCTGATGAATAAAAATAATAgtaagaagggaggggtgaattagtattcctttGAACTTATTTAAACTTCTAATTAAGTAATGGTGTAACATAATCTAAGTGCAGTAAACAAAAgagacataacacataacacctgaattttgtacatggaaaaccaaatatggGAAAAACTACAGAGAGAAGATTCTCTTAGGAATAGAGTAGTATGCAACTAGTTACACAATACAAAGGGTGTTGGCTCATTGTCGATTTGGCTCACTGTTGGTTTGGATTCACTGTCCCGAACAAAAGATGTCTTATAGCCAAAACATGAGTTACACAATATTGAACTGTTGTAGTTGCATCTGTCACATGCATAGATTACAATTCTTTTGCAGTACACAAGTAGTTCTTCTTTATTCACTATACAATATTTACTCACAATGCACATTCACAGTATTCTTTGCATGTAGTACACAAATTAGTTGTCTTTCAACAACCACACACATTTCACATGATATAAGCCGCAATATatattcacataaacaaaaaacTTAACATGACAAGTCGGCTCATTCAAAAGTGGTGAGACAAGACTTATCCAATGCATAACACCAACCAAAAATTTCTTTGCGTAGAGTCAGCTTCTAACAAGTAGCATATCCAAATAGGATCGAATCTAAAGCATCTTGAGACGTGTAGAATCATCATGTCCAAATGGGACTAGACTCAAAAATAGTCTTTCCAATTAGGTAGAGTAATGGACCACAAATTGTGTgtatggaaagaaagaaaaaatgcatGTGAAAAAGTAATCTAACCAATCCGAACTACATAGATACATTATAGACCAGATATATACATATGAAATCtatggcatcaatgaaaacaatggcaaatagatcaacaatctccccctttgtcattgatggcaataaaagtTATATAGTAAAAGTTTTGCTGAGAATAATAACATAAAAGAGAGTTTTAAATACTGATGAATATTACTAATACTACTGCACACTAACTACTCTcgctttgacaacaatgataaagggTAAAAAGAAAAACTGAAATGAGACTAAAAAACTCCTCTTAAGGGAGATAATCAATGCTTGTCGGAGAAACCTTTGATGCTCTTAGCATGGTCAATCCAGGGATCCTTGTGCATATCCTAGTGAGAAAGAGCATCTGTTAGAAGTTCAACATGTGCTAACATAGATGCATGTAGTTGTTCTGCTTCACTGATGGAAGGGATTAGAATAAGTGAAATGGGAGGCAAAAAAGAGAGAGCATGATTCAACAACGAGATACTTTTATTTCTAAAATATCTCAATTTTCTTAAGGGAAGAATAATATTGTCCCTTTGCTGATGTAGCTAATAGTACTTGCTAACAAGATCTTCAATCTTTGATCTTTCAGAGCCATATAAGTCTTTTGACAGTTTGAAGTTCTCCCGAGCCTACTGGATTTTATCTTCAATGATGTTCATTTCCTCCTTAATACTTTTGGTGGCATCCGGCCACTAAAGATTGAAAGAAAACAATATGTCACTGTTATCTAGGTAAGATTCGTCCTACGAGATTAGCTAAGAGAGGTAGAGGTGTGGATTCACATTTGGCCTTGAACTCTTGCAAAAGCTTTTGCTTATCATCAgccttttctttttcatatttttctCTAATCTTCTCCACATGACTGTTCAAagagttgatcaatattttgcatttTTCTATACAAGAGGTTTCCATGTCTAATTGACATTTAGGGACAACAAAATGAAGGGCTAACAAGAGATATTCAATGATCTTATCTTTCTTCTGGAAATTTTGTCTTGCAGAAGATATGAATACTTCTCCAATTTCAAGCCTCTAAACGAGATCTACATTGGAGAAATCAGCATATTGCATAG is a genomic window of Cryptomeria japonica chromosome 7, Sugi_1.0, whole genome shotgun sequence containing:
- the LOC131073424 gene encoding uncharacterized protein At4g15970-like; translation: MKGVSQRVVRTVSAFLACIIVVGFVSIAIDEQLQASFTPILISMQKLFPSEMDDLHAKDPDIPTYNSSNVTDKLKVSLSKAANQEKTVIITTLNAAWAQNNSMVDLFLKSFHIGNGTEALLKTLLIVAVDEKALNRCREIHPHCYLMKTEGVDFSGENLYMTRGYLKMMWRRLRFFGQVLERGYNFVFSDADIMWFRDPFTKFSSKADFQVASNRYRRKATNLYNKPNAGFMYVRSNEKTVDFFNFWYRSKKDYPRKNEQQVLNLLKWDEFRRRRLKFEFLDTKYFGGYCERTKDVNSVCTMHANCCELGLKAKVIDLRNTLSDWEKYKQQEKIGKGKDVLWTSPDACQNSCRR